A genomic stretch from Mycobacterium malmoense includes:
- a CDS encoding TM0106 family RecB-like putative nuclease — MFVTGDSVVYSASDLAAAARCEYALLRDFDAKLGRGPAVAVEDELLARTAALGTEHERRRLDGLREEFGHAVAIIGRPAYTPAGLTAAAEATQRAIANRAPAVYQAAMFDGRFVGFADFLVLDGERYRVIDTKLARSAKVPALLQLAGYADALAGSDVPVAPEAELELGDGTVVRYRIGDLIPVYRSQRALLQRLLDEHHAAGTPVRWEDRSVVACFRCPLCTEQLRATDDLLLVAGMRVAQRDKLIDAGITTITELAGHSGPVPDLASAVLGKLTAQAKLQVRQRDTGIPRFEIVDPRPLALLPEPDPGDLFFDFEGDPLWTADGREWGLEYLFGVLDAAGNFRPLWAHARADERKALTDFLAMVAKRRERRPNMHIYHYAPYEKTALLRLAGRYGVGEDEVDELLRSGTLVDLYPLARKSIRVGAESFSLKALEPLYMGAQLRAGDVTTATESITSYARYCELQAAGRFDDAASVLKEIEDYNHYDCRSTRELRNWLMLRAYELGVVPVGAQPVPDGDTAEDDDRLAMTLSAFTGDAAVGERTPERTAVALVAAARGYHRREDKPFWWAHFDRLNFPVDEWADNTDVFLAENEKVSVSVDWHTPPGARKLQRRVRLRGELARGDLMTNVFALYEPPAPPGMTDNPDRRAAGRAEVVEADDPTVPTEVVIIERVGSDGNTFHQLPFALTPGPPVPTTALRESIESTATAVAAGLPQLPRTALVDILLRRAPRTRSGAPLPRGPDTSGIAADITAATLDLDSSYLAVHGPPGTGKTHTAAQVIKRLVTGHAWRVGVVAQSHAAVENLLECVIDAGLDPHRVAKKHHDHHAPRWHEIDSNEYPAFIADTAGCVIGGTAWDFANANRVIPGSLDLLVIDEAGQFCLANTIAVAPAAANLLLLGDPQQLPQVSQGTHPEPVDTSALDWLVDGRRTLPDERGYFLDRSYRMHPAVCAAVSTLSYEGRLHSHPCTAARHLDGYKPGVHLYPVEHQGNSTESPEEADAIAAEIGRLLGTSWTDERGTRPLAAADVLVLAPYNAQVALLRRRLGSAGLGGVRVGTVDKFQGGQAPVVFVSMTASSAEVVPHGMSFLLNRNRLNVAVSRAQYAAVIVRSRLLTEYLPATPGGLIDLGAFLALTRSEPT, encoded by the coding sequence GTGTTCGTCACCGGCGACAGCGTCGTCTACAGCGCGTCGGATCTCGCGGCCGCCGCGCGCTGCGAATACGCCCTGCTCAGGGATTTTGACGCGAAACTCGGCCGCGGCCCCGCGGTCGCCGTCGAGGACGAGTTGCTCGCGCGGACGGCCGCCCTCGGCACCGAGCACGAACGACGCCGGCTCGACGGGCTGCGCGAGGAGTTCGGCCACGCCGTCGCGATCATCGGACGCCCGGCCTACACACCGGCGGGGCTGACGGCCGCCGCCGAGGCGACCCAGCGCGCCATCGCCAACCGCGCTCCCGCCGTGTATCAGGCCGCGATGTTCGACGGCCGTTTCGTCGGATTCGCCGACTTCCTGGTGCTTGACGGCGAGCGCTATCGGGTCATCGACACCAAGCTGGCGCGCTCGGCCAAGGTCCCCGCGTTGCTGCAGCTGGCGGGCTACGCCGACGCGCTGGCCGGCTCGGACGTCCCGGTGGCGCCGGAGGCCGAGTTGGAACTGGGCGATGGCACCGTCGTGCGCTACCGCATCGGCGACCTGATCCCGGTTTACCGGTCCCAGCGCGCGCTTTTGCAGCGCCTGCTCGACGAGCACCACGCCGCGGGCACCCCGGTCCGCTGGGAAGACCGGAGCGTGGTCGCGTGTTTCCGGTGCCCGTTGTGCACGGAGCAGTTGCGTGCGACCGACGACCTGCTGCTGGTCGCCGGCATGCGGGTGGCCCAGCGGGACAAGCTCATTGACGCCGGGATCACCACGATCACCGAGCTCGCGGGCCATAGCGGGCCGGTGCCCGACCTAGCGTCGGCGGTGCTGGGCAAGCTAACCGCGCAGGCCAAACTACAAGTCCGCCAACGAGATACCGGCATTCCGCGGTTCGAGATCGTCGACCCGCGGCCGCTGGCGCTGCTGCCCGAGCCGGACCCCGGCGACCTGTTCTTCGACTTCGAAGGCGACCCGCTGTGGACCGCCGACGGCCGCGAATGGGGCCTGGAATATCTCTTCGGCGTCCTCGACGCCGCCGGGAATTTCCGCCCGCTGTGGGCGCATGCCCGGGCGGACGAACGGAAGGCGCTCACCGATTTCCTCGCGATGGTGGCCAAGCGCCGCGAACGTCGCCCGAACATGCACATCTACCATTACGCACCCTACGAGAAGACCGCGCTGCTAAGGCTCGCCGGACGGTATGGGGTCGGCGAGGACGAGGTCGACGAACTACTGCGCAGCGGGACGCTGGTTGACCTGTACCCCTTGGCGCGCAAGAGCATTCGCGTGGGCGCGGAGTCGTTCAGCCTCAAGGCGCTCGAGCCGCTCTACATGGGCGCGCAGCTGCGCGCCGGTGACGTCACTACCGCCACCGAATCGATCACCTCCTACGCCCGGTACTGCGAACTGCAGGCCGCCGGCCGCTTCGACGACGCCGCATCGGTGCTCAAAGAGATCGAGGACTACAACCACTACGACTGCCGGTCGACTCGGGAACTGCGCAACTGGCTGATGCTGCGCGCCTACGAACTCGGCGTCGTTCCCGTTGGCGCCCAACCGGTGCCCGACGGCGACACCGCCGAAGACGACGACCGGCTGGCGATGACACTGTCGGCGTTCACCGGCGACGCCGCCGTCGGTGAACGCACGCCCGAGCGGACGGCGGTCGCGCTGGTGGCCGCGGCGCGCGGCTACCACCGGCGGGAGGACAAGCCGTTCTGGTGGGCGCATTTCGACCGGCTGAACTTCCCCGTCGACGAATGGGCGGACAACACAGACGTTTTCCTCGCCGAGAATGAGAAAGTGTCGGTCAGCGTCGACTGGCACACGCCCCCCGGCGCGCGCAAGCTGCAGCGACGGGTGCGGCTGCGCGGCGAGCTGGCGCGCGGCGACCTGATGACGAACGTGTTCGCGCTCTACGAACCTCCGGCTCCGCCGGGCATGACCGACAATCCCGATCGGCGGGCGGCCGGACGGGCCGAGGTCGTCGAGGCCGACGATCCGACGGTGCCCACCGAGGTGGTCATCATCGAGCGAGTGGGCAGCGACGGCAACACCTTTCACCAACTTCCCTTCGCGCTCACCCCCGGACCGCCGGTGCCCACAACAGCCTTAAGGGAGTCGATCGAATCGACCGCCACCGCCGTCGCCGCCGGGTTGCCGCAACTACCCCGCACCGCGCTGGTCGACATCCTGCTGCGTCGCGCGCCCCGCACCCGCAGCGGCGCTCCGCTCCCGCGCGGCCCCGACACCTCGGGCATTGCTGCCGACATCACCGCCGCAACACTGGATCTGGACTCGTCATACCTGGCCGTGCACGGACCGCCGGGGACCGGCAAAACGCACACCGCCGCCCAGGTGATCAAACGCTTGGTCACCGGCCATGCCTGGCGCGTCGGTGTGGTGGCGCAGTCACATGCCGCGGTGGAGAACCTGCTGGAGTGTGTGATCGACGCCGGCCTGGATCCACACCGGGTCGCCAAGAAACACCACGACCACCACGCACCGCGCTGGCACGAGATCGACAGCAACGAATACCCGGCATTCATCGCGGACACCGCGGGCTGTGTGATCGGCGGCACCGCATGGGATTTCGCCAACGCCAACCGGGTGATCCCGGGCAGCCTGGATCTGCTGGTGATCGACGAGGCGGGCCAGTTCTGTCTGGCCAACACCATCGCCGTGGCCCCGGCGGCCGCGAACCTGTTGCTGCTCGGGGACCCGCAGCAGCTGCCACAGGTCAGTCAGGGCACTCACCCCGAACCGGTCGACACCTCGGCGCTGGATTGGCTCGTCGACGGCCGGCGCACGCTGCCCGACGAACGCGGCTACTTCCTGGATCGCTCCTACCGGATGCACCCGGCGGTCTGCGCCGCGGTCTCCACGCTGTCGTATGAGGGCAGGCTGCATTCCCACCCATGCACGGCCGCCCGTCACCTCGATGGCTATAAGCCCGGTGTGCACCTGTATCCGGTTGAACACCAAGGTAACTCGACCGAGAGCCCCGAAGAGGCCGACGCGATCGCCGCCGAGATCGGGCGGCTGCTCGGCACGTCGTGGACCGACGAGCGCGGCACCCGTCCGCTGGCCGCCGCCGATGTTCTGGTGCTGGCGCCCTACAACGCGCAGGTGGCGCTGCTGCGCCGGCGGTTGGGCTCCGCGGGGCTCGGCGGGGTCCGGGTCGGAACCGTCGACAAGTTCCAGGGTGGGCAGGCGCCGGTGGTCTTCGTCTCGATGACGGCCTCGTCCGCGGAGGTGGTGCCGCATGGAATGTCGTTCCTGCTCAACAGGAATCGGCTCAACGTCGCGGTCAGCCGGGCGCAATACGCGGCGGTGATCGTGCGCTCGCGGCTGCTGACCGAGTACCTGCCCGCCACGCCCGGTGGCCTGATCGACCTGGGCGCATTCCTGGCACTGACGAGGTCCGAGCCTACTTAA
- a CDS encoding glycine betaine ABC transporter substrate-binding protein, which yields MRIGRAAAALLAVVFWAGCATNAHQRHPELVVGSRPDPESTLLAGVYVAALRSYGFAARPDTATDPMAKLDSGEFTVVPAFTGQALQRLQPGASVLSDAQVYRAMIAALPEGILAGDYTTAAEDKPALLVTQATARAWGGHDLTALPKHCDGLMIGAVTGFQAPSAVGTCRLPAPRQFPDEPTLFTALRAGRLTAAWTTTADPGAPADLIALADGKPALIRAENVVPLYRRNALGDRQLLAINEVAGVLDTAALAEMRRQVAGGADPQAVAGGWLAEHPLGR from the coding sequence GTGAGAATCGGCAGGGCGGCCGCGGCGCTGCTCGCCGTGGTTTTCTGGGCCGGCTGCGCGACCAACGCCCACCAGCGCCATCCGGAGCTGGTGGTCGGATCCCGGCCCGACCCCGAGTCGACGCTGCTGGCCGGTGTCTACGTGGCGGCGCTGCGCTCATACGGTTTCGCGGCGCGACCCGACACCGCCACCGACCCGATGGCGAAGCTGGACTCCGGCGAGTTCACCGTCGTCCCTGCGTTCACCGGGCAGGCGTTGCAGCGTCTGCAGCCCGGCGCATCGGTCCTCTCCGACGCCCAGGTTTACCGCGCGATGATCGCGGCGCTGCCCGAGGGCATCCTGGCGGGCGACTACACCACGGCCGCCGAGGACAAACCCGCGCTGCTGGTGACGCAAGCCACCGCCCGGGCTTGGGGCGGCCATGACCTGACCGCGCTGCCTAAGCACTGCGACGGGTTAATGATCGGCGCCGTCACCGGGTTTCAGGCGCCCTCGGCGGTCGGCACCTGCCGGCTTCCCGCTCCGCGCCAATTCCCGGATGAGCCAACGCTTTTCACCGCGCTGCGGGCCGGTCGGCTGACGGCGGCGTGGACCACCACCGCCGACCCCGGCGCCCCCGCCGACCTGATCGCGCTGGCCGACGGCAAGCCCGCGCTGATCCGGGCCGAGAACGTGGTGCCGCTGTATCGCCGCAATGCGCTCGGCGATCGCCAGCTGCTGGCGATCAACGAAGTGGCCGGCGTGCTGGACACCGCCGCCCTGGCCGAGATGCGCCGCCAGGTGGCCGGCGGCGCCGACCCGCAGGCGGTGGCCGGCGGATGGTTGGCCGAACACCCGCTGGGCCGCTGA
- a CDS encoding MFS transporter codes for MTTATPRRAGPSRARFAKRWMAPSARHSANPWNALWAMMIGFFMIMVDSTIVAIANPTIMADLRIGYDTVVWVTSAYLLGYAVVLLVAGRLGDRFGSKNLYLIGLVVFTAASVWCGLAGGAAMLITARVVQGVGAGVLTPQTLSAITRIFPPERRGVAVSVWGATAGVASLVGPLAGGALVDGLGWQWIFFVNVPIGVVGLALAVWLVPVLPTQVHRFDLVGVALSGIGMFLVVFGLQQGQAAHWQPWIWAMIVAGIGFMSVFVYWQSVNRGEPLVPLAIFGDRDFSLCNAGVAIVSFASTAMMLPLTFYAQSVCGLSPMRSALLIAPMAVANGVLAPLVGRIVDSYHPLPVLGFGFSMLTIGLTWLAFEMSPDTPIWRLLLPFSVIGVGMAFVWSPLTATATRNLPLQLAGAGSAVYNSVRQLGAVLGSAGMAAFMASRISAEMPPRPPGAAGEGGITLQLPGFLRGPFSAAMSQSVLLPAFIALFGIIAALFLVGFAPSMTAVGELPDDDDVLDDDYDDYAEFVLLREPDIGPRPGAEIQPAREENGDIGPSEERPGRPRSAPADAWHSLLDDPVPQTAPIGFARNGSHVDERRIPPITEFTARRFGSVPRDDRRAPSAGRHHNGTAHHRLTEGEAPRGQHYRPDPDDDPTGYGRHSR; via the coding sequence ATGACCACGGCGACGCCCCGGCGCGCGGGGCCGAGTCGCGCCCGCTTCGCCAAGCGCTGGATGGCGCCAAGTGCGCGGCACTCGGCGAACCCCTGGAACGCGCTCTGGGCGATGATGATCGGCTTTTTCATGATCATGGTCGACTCGACCATCGTCGCCATCGCCAACCCGACCATCATGGCCGACCTGCGTATCGGGTACGACACCGTGGTCTGGGTGACCAGCGCCTACCTGCTGGGGTATGCGGTGGTGTTGCTGGTGGCCGGACGGCTCGGTGACAGGTTCGGATCCAAGAACCTCTATCTGATCGGCCTGGTGGTGTTCACCGCCGCGTCGGTGTGGTGCGGGCTCGCCGGCGGCGCGGCCATGCTGATCACCGCTCGCGTCGTGCAGGGTGTCGGCGCCGGCGTGCTCACCCCGCAGACCCTGTCGGCGATCACGCGGATCTTCCCGCCGGAGCGGCGCGGCGTCGCGGTGAGCGTGTGGGGCGCCACCGCGGGCGTCGCCAGCCTGGTGGGGCCGTTGGCCGGCGGCGCGCTGGTCGACGGGCTGGGCTGGCAGTGGATTTTCTTCGTCAACGTCCCCATCGGCGTCGTCGGGCTGGCGTTGGCCGTGTGGCTGGTTCCGGTGCTGCCCACCCAGGTGCACCGGTTCGACCTGGTCGGCGTCGCGTTGTCCGGGATCGGCATGTTCCTGGTCGTCTTCGGGCTGCAACAGGGTCAGGCCGCACACTGGCAGCCGTGGATCTGGGCGATGATCGTCGCCGGCATCGGGTTCATGTCGGTGTTCGTCTACTGGCAGTCGGTGAACAGGGGCGAGCCGCTGGTCCCGCTGGCGATTTTCGGCGACCGGGACTTCAGCCTGTGCAACGCCGGGGTGGCCATCGTCTCGTTCGCGTCAACCGCGATGATGCTGCCGCTGACGTTCTACGCGCAGTCGGTCTGCGGGTTGTCGCCGATGCGCTCGGCCCTGTTGATCGCGCCGATGGCGGTGGCCAACGGTGTGCTCGCGCCGCTCGTGGGCAGGATCGTCGACAGCTACCATCCGCTGCCCGTGCTCGGTTTCGGCTTTTCGATGCTGACGATCGGGCTGACGTGGCTTGCGTTCGAGATGTCCCCGGACACGCCGATCTGGCGGCTACTGTTGCCGTTCTCTGTGATAGGCGTCGGGATGGCGTTCGTGTGGTCGCCGCTGACCGCCACTGCGACCCGCAACCTGCCGCTGCAGCTGGCCGGCGCGGGCTCCGCCGTGTACAACTCGGTCCGCCAGCTCGGCGCGGTGCTCGGGAGTGCCGGTATGGCCGCGTTCATGGCGTCACGGATTAGCGCCGAGATGCCGCCGCGGCCCCCCGGCGCCGCGGGAGAGGGCGGCATCACCTTGCAGCTGCCCGGGTTCCTGCGCGGCCCGTTCTCGGCCGCGATGTCGCAGTCGGTGCTGCTGCCCGCGTTCATCGCGTTGTTCGGGATCATTGCCGCGCTGTTCTTGGTCGGGTTCGCGCCCTCGATGACCGCGGTCGGTGAGCTGCCCGACGATGACGACGTCCTCGACGACGACTATGACGACTATGCCGAGTTCGTACTTCTCCGTGAACCGGACATCGGGCCGCGGCCGGGCGCCGAGATCCAACCCGCGCGCGAGGAGAACGGCGACATCGGACCGTCGGAAGAGCGGCCCGGCCGCCCGCGCTCGGCACCGGCCGACGCGTGGCACAGCCTGCTCGACGACCCGGTGCCGCAAACCGCACCGATTGGCTTCGCCCGCAACGGCTCTCATGTCGACGAGCGGCGCATTCCGCCGATCACGGAGTTTACGGCGCGCCGGTTTGGGTCCGTCCCGCGCGACGATCGTCGTGCGCCGTCGGCCGGAAGGCACCACAACGGCACCGCGCATCATCGGCTCACCGAAGGCGAGGCGCCGCGGGGCCAGCATTACCGTCCCGATCCGGACGACGATCCCACCGGCTACGGCCGGCACTCGCGTTAA
- a CDS encoding SDR family NAD(P)-dependent oxidoreductase: MRGFAGKVAVVTGAGSGIGQALAIELGRSGAKVAISDVNLEGLADTERRLKAIGAPVKVDRLDVTEREAFLAYADAVNAHFGKVNQIYNNAGIAFTGDIEVSQFKDIERVMDVDFWGVVNGTKAFLPHLIASGDGHVINVSSVFGLFSVPGQAAYNSAKFAVRGFTEALRQEMVQAGHPVGVTTVHPGGIKTAIARNATVAEGLDRDELAKLFDKRLARTSPQRAAQVILDAVRKNKARVLVGTDAKVMDVLVRLTGSRYQQLFGPVLGRLVPKA, encoded by the coding sequence ATGCGAGGGTTTGCCGGGAAAGTCGCCGTGGTCACCGGCGCGGGTTCGGGCATCGGGCAGGCGCTGGCCATCGAGCTGGGCCGCTCGGGCGCCAAGGTGGCGATCAGCGACGTCAACCTCGAGGGGCTGGCCGACACCGAGCGACGGTTGAAGGCGATCGGCGCGCCGGTCAAAGTGGACCGACTCGACGTGACCGAGCGCGAGGCCTTCCTGGCCTACGCCGACGCCGTCAACGCGCACTTCGGCAAGGTCAACCAGATCTACAACAACGCGGGCATCGCCTTCACCGGCGACATCGAGGTCAGCCAGTTCAAGGACATCGAACGCGTGATGGACGTCGACTTCTGGGGCGTCGTGAACGGCACCAAAGCGTTTCTCCCGCATCTGATCGCCTCCGGGGACGGCCACGTCATCAACGTCTCGAGCGTGTTCGGGTTGTTCTCGGTGCCGGGGCAGGCGGCGTACAACTCGGCCAAGTTCGCCGTCCGGGGCTTCACCGAGGCGCTGCGGCAGGAGATGGTGCAGGCCGGCCACCCGGTAGGGGTGACCACAGTGCATCCCGGCGGCATCAAGACCGCGATCGCCCGCAACGCCACCGTCGCCGAGGGACTCGACCGCGACGAACTGGCCAAGCTGTTCGACAAGCGGCTGGCCAGGACCAGTCCGCAGCGGGCCGCGCAGGTCATCCTGGACGCGGTGCGCAAGAACAAGGCCCGGGTGCTGGTCGGCACGGACGCCAAGGTCATGGACGTCTTGGTGCGGCTGACCGGCAGCCGTTATCAGCAGCTGTTCGGGCCGGTCCTGGGCCGGTTGGTGCCCAAGGCCTGA
- a CDS encoding multifunctional oxoglutarate decarboxylase/oxoglutarate dehydrogenase thiamine pyrophosphate-binding subunit/dihydrolipoyllysine-residue succinyltransferase subunit encodes MSNISPFGQNEWLVEEMYRKFRDDPSSVDPSWHEFLVDYNPEPTTESAASTPATADGQAAPQPTPAAPAPARPAAPTAKPTAATGNGAPVPSGAAPAPAAPKAATLPPAEGDELQVLRGAAAAVVKNMSASLEVPTATSVRAVPAKLLIDNRIVINNQLKRTRGGKVSFTHILGYALVQAIKQFPNMNRHYAEVDGKPTAITPAHTNLGLAIDLQGKDGKRSLVVAGIKRCETMRFAQFVTAYEDIVRRARDGKLTAEDFAGVTISLTNPGTIGTVHSVPRLMAGQGAIIGVGAMEYPAEFQGASEERIAELGIGKLITLTSTYDHRIIQGAESGDFLRTIHEMLLSDGFWDEIFRELGNPYLPVRWSTDNPDSIVDKTARVMELIAAYRNRGHLMADIDPLRLDGTRFRSHPDLELLNHGLTLWDLDRVFKVNGFAGCEYKKLRDVLGLLRDAYCRHIGIEYTHILEPEQQEWLQQRVETKHVKPTVAEQKYILSKLNAAEAFETFLQTKYVGQKRFSLEGAESVIPMMDAAIDQCAEHGLDEVVIAMPHRGRLNVLANIVGKPYKQIFTEFEGNLNPAQAHGSGDVKYHLGATGVYLQMFGDNDIQVSLTANPSHLEAVDPVLEGLVRAKQDLLALAAAAGGEESFSVVPMMLHGDAAFAGQGVVAETLNLANLPGYRVGGTIHIIVNNQIGFTTAPEYSRSSEYCTDVAKMVGAPIFHVNGDDPEAGVWVAKLAVDFRQRFKKDVVIDMLCYRRRGHNEGDDPSMTNPAMYDVVDVKRGVRKSYTESLIGRGDISLKEAEDALRDYQGQLERVFNEVRELEKQSAQPSESVESDQMIPAGLSTAVDKALLARIGDAFLAVPDGFTAHPRVQPVLERRREMAYEGKIDWAFGELLALGSLVAEGKLVRLSGQDTRRGTFSQRHSVIFDRNTGDEFTPLQLLATNPDGSPTGGRFMVYDSPLSEYAAVGFEYGYTVGNPDALVLWEAQFGDFVNGAQSIIDEFISSGEAKWGQLSNVVLLLPHGHEGQGPDHTSGRIERFLQLWAEGSMTIAVPSTPSNYFHLLRRHALDGIQRPLIVFTPKSMLRNKAAVSEVKDFTEIKFRSVLEEPTYEDGIGDRGKVRRILLTSGKLYYELAARKAKDNRDDVAIVRIEQLAPLPKRRLGETLDRYPEASEFFWVQEEPANQGAWPRFGLELPELLPDKLTGIKRISRRAMSAPSSGSSKVHAVEQQEIIDTAFG; translated from the coding sequence GTGAGCAACATATCACCATTCGGGCAAAACGAATGGCTGGTCGAGGAGATGTACCGCAAGTTCCGCGACGACCCCTCGTCGGTCGATCCAAGCTGGCACGAATTCCTCGTCGACTACAACCCCGAGCCGACCACCGAATCGGCGGCGAGCACCCCGGCCACGGCCGACGGGCAGGCCGCCCCGCAACCGACGCCCGCCGCACCGGCCCCCGCCCGGCCGGCCGCTCCTACCGCCAAGCCCACGGCCGCGACGGGCAACGGCGCCCCGGTGCCGTCCGGGGCGGCACCGGCTCCAGCTGCACCGAAGGCCGCCACTCTCCCGCCGGCCGAGGGCGACGAGTTGCAGGTGCTGCGCGGCGCCGCCGCGGCCGTCGTCAAGAACATGTCCGCGTCGCTGGAGGTGCCGACGGCGACCAGCGTTAGGGCCGTTCCGGCCAAGCTGCTGATCGACAACCGGATCGTCATCAACAACCAGCTCAAGCGCACCCGCGGCGGCAAGGTCTCCTTCACCCACATCCTGGGCTACGCGCTGGTGCAGGCGATCAAGCAGTTCCCGAACATGAACCGGCACTACGCGGAGGTCGACGGCAAGCCCACCGCGATCACGCCGGCGCACACCAATCTGGGCCTGGCGATCGACCTGCAGGGCAAGGACGGCAAGCGCTCCCTGGTAGTGGCCGGCATCAAGCGTTGCGAGACCATGCGATTCGCGCAGTTCGTCACCGCCTACGAAGACATCGTGCGCCGGGCCCGCGACGGCAAGCTGACCGCCGAAGACTTTGCCGGCGTGACGATTTCGCTGACCAACCCCGGCACCATCGGCACCGTGCACTCGGTGCCGCGGCTGATGGCCGGCCAGGGCGCCATCATCGGCGTCGGCGCCATGGAATACCCCGCCGAGTTCCAGGGTGCCAGCGAGGAGCGCATCGCCGAGCTGGGCATCGGCAAGCTGATCACCCTGACCTCGACCTACGACCACCGCATCATCCAGGGCGCGGAATCCGGCGACTTCCTGCGCACCATCCACGAAATGCTGCTCTCGGACGGTTTCTGGGACGAGATCTTCCGCGAGCTGGGCAATCCGTACCTGCCCGTGCGCTGGAGCACCGACAACCCCGACTCGATCGTCGACAAGACCGCCCGCGTCATGGAGTTGATCGCGGCCTACCGCAACCGCGGGCACCTGATGGCCGACATCGACCCGCTGCGCCTGGACGGGACCAGGTTCCGCAGCCACCCCGACCTGGAATTGCTCAACCACGGCCTGACGCTGTGGGACCTCGACCGGGTGTTCAAGGTCAACGGCTTCGCCGGTTGCGAGTACAAGAAGCTGCGCGACGTGCTGGGCCTGCTGCGCGACGCCTACTGCCGCCACATCGGCATCGAATACACCCACATCCTCGAACCCGAACAACAGGAGTGGCTGCAACAGCGGGTCGAGACCAAACACGTCAAACCGACTGTGGCCGAACAGAAGTACATCCTGAGCAAGCTGAACGCCGCCGAGGCCTTCGAGACCTTCCTGCAAACCAAATACGTTGGGCAGAAACGGTTTTCGCTGGAGGGCGCCGAAAGTGTGATCCCGATGATGGACGCGGCGATCGACCAGTGCGCCGAGCACGGCCTCGACGAGGTGGTCATCGCGATGCCGCACCGCGGCCGGCTCAACGTGCTGGCCAACATCGTCGGCAAGCCGTACAAGCAGATCTTCACCGAGTTCGAGGGCAACCTCAACCCGGCACAGGCGCACGGCTCCGGCGACGTCAAATACCACCTCGGCGCCACCGGTGTGTACCTACAGATGTTCGGCGACAACGACATTCAGGTGTCACTGACCGCCAACCCGTCGCACCTGGAAGCCGTGGACCCGGTGCTGGAGGGCCTGGTCCGGGCCAAGCAGGACCTGCTGGCCCTCGCGGCCGCCGCTGGCGGCGAAGAGAGCTTCTCCGTGGTGCCGATGATGCTGCACGGTGACGCCGCCTTCGCCGGGCAGGGAGTGGTGGCCGAGACGCTGAACCTGGCGAACCTGCCCGGCTACCGCGTCGGCGGCACCATCCACATCATCGTCAACAACCAGATCGGTTTCACCACCGCGCCGGAGTACTCCAGGTCCAGCGAGTACTGCACCGACGTCGCCAAGATGGTCGGGGCGCCGATCTTCCACGTCAACGGTGACGACCCGGAAGCCGGCGTGTGGGTGGCGAAGCTGGCCGTGGACTTCCGGCAGAGGTTCAAGAAGGACGTCGTCATCGACATGCTGTGCTACCGCCGGCGCGGGCACAACGAGGGCGACGACCCGTCGATGACCAACCCCGCCATGTACGACGTGGTCGACGTCAAGCGCGGGGTCCGCAAGAGCTACACCGAATCCCTGATCGGCCGCGGCGACATCTCGCTGAAAGAGGCCGAGGACGCGCTGCGCGACTACCAGGGCCAGCTGGAGCGGGTGTTCAACGAGGTCCGCGAGCTGGAGAAGCAAAGCGCGCAGCCGAGCGAATCGGTCGAGTCCGACCAGATGATCCCCGCCGGGCTGTCCACCGCGGTGGACAAGGCGCTGCTGGCCCGCATCGGCGACGCGTTTTTGGCCGTCCCGGACGGTTTCACCGCGCATCCGCGCGTGCAGCCGGTGCTGGAAAGGCGCCGCGAGATGGCCTACGAGGGCAAGATCGACTGGGCCTTCGGCGAGCTGCTGGCGTTGGGTTCGCTGGTGGCCGAGGGCAAGCTGGTGCGGCTCTCCGGTCAGGACACCCGGCGCGGCACCTTCTCCCAGCGGCATTCGGTGATCTTCGACCGCAACACCGGCGACGAGTTCACGCCGCTGCAACTGCTGGCGACCAACCCCGACGGCAGCCCCACCGGCGGCAGGTTCATGGTCTACGACTCGCCGCTGTCCGAGTATGCGGCCGTCGGCTTCGAGTACGGCTACACGGTGGGCAACCCGGACGCCCTGGTTTTGTGGGAGGCGCAGTTCGGCGACTTCGTCAACGGCGCGCAGTCGATCATCGACGAGTTCATCAGCTCCGGTGAGGCCAAGTGGGGCCAGCTGTCCAACGTGGTGTTGCTGCTGCCGCACGGGCACGAGGGGCAGGGGCCCGACCACACCTCCGGTCGCATCGAACGCTTCCTGCAGTTGTGGGCGGAGGGTTCGATGACGATCGCGGTGCCCTCGACGCCGTCGAACTACTTCCACCTGTTGCGCCGGCACGCCCTCGACGGTATCCAGCGCCCGCTGATCGTGTTCACCCCGAAGTCGATGCTGCGCAACAAGGCGGCCGTCAGCGAGGTCAAGGACTTCACCGAGATCAAGTTCCGCTCGGTACTGGAGGAACCCACCTACGAGGACGGCATAGGCGATCGCGGCAAGGTCCGCAGGATCCTGCTGACCAGCGGAAAGCTCTACTACGAGCTGGCGGCGCGCAAGGCTAAGGACAACCGCGACGACGTCGCGATCGTGCGGATCGAACAGCTCGCCCCGCTGCCGAAACGCCGGCTGGGCGAGACGCTGGACCGCTATCCCGAGGCCAGCGAGTTTTTCTGGGTGCAGGAGGAGCCGGCCAACCAGGGCGCGTGGCCGCGGTTCGGCCTGGAGCTGCCCGAGCTGCTGCCCGACAAGCTGACCGGGATCAAGCGCATTTCGCGCCGGGCGATGTCGGCGCCGTCGTCGGGCTCGTCGAAGGTGCACGCCGTCGAGCAGCAGGAGATCATCGACACGGCCTTCGGGTGA